GGCAAATTCTCGTCTTACCTTTCACAGCAATTAGTTCTTCTTTACCGCTTTTCCGCTACAATTATCAACAATTTGAATCGATAAGAGGCGGTAATGCGTCAGACGAAAACCGGTATCCTGCTGGCAAACCTCGGCACTCCCGATGCCCCAACTCCCGAAGCCGTTAAGCGCTACCTGCGCCAGTTTTTAAGCGATCCACGCGTAGTTGATACGTCCCCTGCACTGTGGTGGCCGCTGCTGCGCGGTGTGATTTTGCCGCTGCGAGCGCCGCGTGTGGCAAAGCTGTACCAGTCAATCTGGATGGAAGACGGTTCCCCGCTGATGGTCTACAGCAAGGCGCAACAGCAGGCGCTGGCACAACGTCTGCCTGATACCCCTGTCGCGCTGGGGATGAGCTACGGTTCGCCATCGCTCGAAAGCGCGGTCGATGAACTGTTGGCAAGCGGAGTGGAACACATGGTGGTGTTACCGCTGTACCCGCAATATTCCTGTTCGACGGTTGCAGCAGTCTGGGACGAGCTGGCGCGCATCTTAGCGCGTAAACGCGGTATTCCCGGCGTCTCTTTTATTCGTGATTACGCCGATGACAGCAGCTACATTGATGCGCTGGCCAAGAGTGCCCGGGATTCATTCGCTCAACATGGCGAACCTGATTTACTGCTGCTCTCCTACCACGGCATTCCGCAGCGCTACGCCGATGAAGGCGATGACTACCCGCAGCGCTGTCGCGATACGACGCGTGAGCTGGTTTCAGCGCTTGGTCTGCCGCCGGAAAAAGTCATGATGACC
This window of the Citrobacter freundii ATCC 8090 = MTCC 1658 = NBRC 12681 genome carries:
- the hemH gene encoding ferrochelatase, with the protein product MRQTKTGILLANLGTPDAPTPEAVKRYLRQFLSDPRVVDTSPALWWPLLRGVILPLRAPRVAKLYQSIWMEDGSPLMVYSKAQQQALAQRLPDTPVALGMSYGSPSLESAVDELLASGVEHMVVLPLYPQYSCSTVAAVWDELARILARKRGIPGVSFIRDYADDSSYIDALAKSARDSFAQHGEPDLLLLSYHGIPQRYADEGDDYPQRCRDTTRELVSALGLPPEKVMMTFQSRFGREPWLTPYTDETLKMLAEKGTRHIQVMCPGFAADCLETLEEIAVQNREIFLEAGGKQYEYIPALNATPEHIEMMVKLTAAYR